A genomic stretch from Barnesiella intestinihominis YIT 11860 includes:
- a CDS encoding DJ-1 family glyoxalase III, which produces MKTVYLFLATGFEEIEALTIVDMLRRAEIDITTVSISRNLQVEGAHGITVTADCTWVELSTEDADWLILPGGMPGTKHLGECKPLVSLLQRQAAANKNIAAICAAPSVLGQAGLLNGYKATCYPGFEQFLTGATVTGDNVTVDRNITTGKGPGAAISFATAIITQIAGEEKAREVTSGMLL; this is translated from the coding sequence ATGAAAACCGTTTATTTATTTCTCGCAACAGGATTTGAAGAAATAGAAGCTCTCACGATCGTAGATATGTTACGCCGAGCCGAAATCGATATTACAACTGTTTCCATATCGCGAAATCTTCAAGTTGAAGGAGCTCATGGAATAACTGTTACAGCCGATTGTACATGGGTGGAACTATCGACCGAAGATGCAGACTGGTTAATTTTACCCGGAGGAATGCCGGGAACAAAACACTTGGGAGAATGCAAACCGTTGGTTTCTTTATTGCAACGCCAAGCCGCTGCCAACAAGAACATCGCTGCCATTTGTGCCGCTCCGTCGGTTCTGGGCCAGGCAGGATTGCTTAACGGATATAAAGCTACCTGTTATCCCGGATTTGAGCAATTCCTCACTGGCGCAACTGTAACAGGCGACAACGTGACTGTCGACCGAAACATTACCACAGGAAAAGGTCCGGGAGCTGCCATATCGTTCGCCACAGCCATCATCACCCAAATTGCCGGGGAAGAAAAAGCCCGTGAGGTCACGAGCGGCATGTTATTGTAA
- the alaS gene encoding alanine--tRNA ligase, which yields MLTAKEIRESFKDFFRERGHQIVPSAPMVIKDDPTLMFTNAGMNQFKDIILGNVPAKYKRVADSQKCLRVSGKHNDLEEVGLDTYHHTMFEMLGNWSFGDYFKKEAIDWSWEYLVDVLKIDPARLYATVFEGYASEGLERDNEAASYWEAHLPKDHIINGNRHDNFWEMGDTGPCGPCSEIHIDLRSDAERAEVDGLKLVNQSHPQVIEIWNLVFMQYNRKADGSLEPLPARVIDTGMGFERLCMALQGKTSNYDTDVFQPIIGEIGRLCGKKYGDDPKVDIAMRVIADHIRTIAFSITDGQLPSNAKAGYVIRRILRRAVRYGYTFLGQKQAFLYKLLDILIETMGDAYPELKAQKVLIGKVIKEEEDAFLRTLETGIKLLDKVTADTKAAGKSEISGRDAFVLYDTYGFPLDLTELILKEKGLGVDIDEFNAQMQQQKERARNAAAVETGDWVVLKEGEPEFVGYDMTECDAEILRYRKVKQKAREFYQIVLDRTPFYAEMGGQVGDTGKLISGNDIVEILQTKRENNLSIHIAERLPEDVTATFHAVIDKEARRATACNHTATHLLHEALREVLGTHVEQKGSYVSPQSLRFDFSHFQKVTDEELRKVEMIANRKVREAIPLDEHRNVPIAEAKAMGAMALFGEKYGEEVRVIRFGSSVELCGGTHVSNTGNIGMIKIITESSIAAGIRRIEAITGARVEETMNALQDSLKEIGILFNNAPNLLQAIHKAIDENAELRKQAEEYVKEKMIVLKDRMVKSAESIDGVKLIRFIGPMPSDMVKGIAFLLRGEVSKGLAFVTATRDKDKPLLTVMLSDDLVADGKNASAIVRDAAKLIQGGGGGQPYFAQAGGKNADKLTEALDKMVSSIVG from the coding sequence ATGCTGACAGCAAAAGAGATTCGTGAATCTTTTAAGGATTTTTTCAGAGAACGAGGCCATCAGATCGTGCCTTCGGCTCCGATGGTGATTAAAGATGACCCTACGTTGATGTTTACCAATGCGGGAATGAACCAGTTTAAAGATATTATCTTGGGAAATGTTCCGGCAAAATATAAGCGGGTCGCGGATTCACAAAAATGTTTGAGAGTGAGCGGTAAGCACAACGATTTGGAAGAGGTGGGACTGGATACCTATCATCACACCATGTTCGAGATGCTCGGTAACTGGTCGTTCGGGGACTATTTTAAGAAAGAAGCGATCGATTGGTCTTGGGAATATTTGGTCGACGTATTGAAAATAGATCCGGCCCGATTATACGCTACCGTATTCGAAGGATATGCGTCCGAAGGTTTGGAGAGAGATAACGAGGCAGCCTCGTATTGGGAAGCGCATTTGCCCAAAGATCATATAATTAACGGAAATCGACATGATAATTTTTGGGAAATGGGAGATACGGGACCTTGTGGACCCTGTTCTGAGATTCACATCGATTTGCGGAGTGATGCCGAGAGAGCCGAAGTCGACGGATTGAAATTGGTTAACCAGAGTCACCCGCAAGTGATAGAGATATGGAACCTTGTGTTTATGCAATATAACCGTAAAGCCGATGGTTCGCTCGAACCTCTTCCTGCTCGGGTAATCGATACCGGTATGGGATTCGAACGGCTTTGTATGGCGTTGCAAGGAAAGACGTCTAATTATGACACCGATGTATTCCAACCAATTATCGGGGAAATCGGGCGTCTTTGCGGTAAGAAATATGGCGACGATCCTAAGGTCGATATTGCTATGCGTGTCATTGCAGACCACATACGTACGATTGCATTTTCTATTACCGACGGGCAGTTGCCATCGAATGCGAAAGCCGGTTATGTAATTCGTCGTATTTTACGTCGGGCTGTACGTTACGGGTATACATTCTTGGGTCAGAAGCAGGCTTTCCTTTATAAATTATTGGACATTCTTATTGAAACGATGGGAGATGCCTATCCTGAATTGAAGGCTCAAAAGGTCCTTATCGGAAAAGTAATTAAAGAGGAGGAAGATGCTTTCTTGCGTACTCTCGAAACCGGTATTAAGTTGCTCGATAAAGTAACTGCCGATACAAAGGCTGCCGGTAAGAGCGAGATTAGCGGGCGGGATGCTTTCGTGTTGTACGACACTTATGGTTTCCCTCTTGATTTGACCGAGTTGATATTGAAAGAAAAAGGGTTAGGAGTGGATATCGACGAGTTCAACGCCCAAATGCAACAACAAAAGGAACGGGCTCGTAATGCGGCTGCCGTAGAAACGGGCGACTGGGTTGTATTGAAAGAGGGTGAGCCCGAATTCGTGGGATACGATATGACTGAGTGCGACGCCGAAATATTACGCTATCGTAAGGTAAAACAAAAAGCTCGCGAGTTTTATCAGATTGTTTTGGACAGAACCCCTTTCTATGCCGAAATGGGTGGTCAGGTAGGCGATACAGGAAAGTTGATTTCTGGAAATGATATCGTGGAGATATTACAGACCAAGCGGGAAAATAATTTGAGTATTCATATAGCCGAGCGATTACCCGAAGATGTGACCGCTACATTCCATGCCGTTATCGATAAAGAGGCACGTCGGGCGACTGCATGTAATCACACGGCGACTCATCTTTTGCACGAAGCTCTGCGTGAAGTTTTAGGAACTCATGTAGAACAAAAAGGTTCTTATGTCTCTCCGCAGTCGTTGCGTTTTGATTTTTCTCATTTTCAAAAAGTCACAGACGAAGAGTTGAGAAAAGTCGAGATGATAGCCAATCGAAAAGTGCGTGAAGCTATCCCGTTAGATGAACATCGTAATGTTCCCATTGCCGAGGCTAAGGCTATGGGAGCGATGGCTCTGTTTGGTGAAAAGTATGGAGAAGAAGTCCGGGTGATTCGTTTTGGATCTTCTGTCGAGTTGTGCGGTGGTACTCATGTATCCAATACCGGAAATATCGGTATGATAAAAATTATAACTGAGAGTTCGATTGCTGCGGGAATCCGTCGTATCGAGGCTATAACAGGAGCTCGGGTGGAGGAAACGATGAACGCCTTGCAAGATTCGTTGAAAGAGATAGGAATCTTGTTTAATAATGCTCCCAATTTGTTACAAGCGATTCATAAAGCCATCGATGAAAATGCCGAATTGAGGAAACAGGCCGAGGAATATGTTAAGGAGAAAATGATTGTCTTGAAAGATCGTATGGTTAAATCGGCCGAGAGTATAGACGGCGTGAAACTTATTCGTTTCATCGGTCCGATGCCGTCCGATATGGTTAAGGGAATCGCCTTTTTACTTCGAGGCGAAGTCTCCAAAGGATTGGCTTTTGTCACCGCGACCCGGGATAAAGATAAACCTCTATTGACTGTTATGCTGAGCGATGACTTGGTTGCTGATGGGAAGAATGCTTCTGCGATTGTTCGGGATGCTGCTAAGTTGATACAAGGTGGCGGAGGCGGGCAACCCTATTTCGCACAAGCCGGCGGAAAGAATGCCGACAAATTGACCGAAGCGTTGGATAAGATGGTTTCGTCTATTGTGGGATAA
- a CDS encoding M23 family metallopeptidase, whose protein sequence is MSKKIFYIYNPKTLTYERVYPSLRQRIIVVLRHLFVGSILSIGVIVAFYFWFGSPKEELLKMENEQMQTQYKVLSKRVDAALEVLNDLQQRDDNMYRVILQAEPVNDEIRNNGIYNPSRYENLLQMSDAELVVSTSQKVDNLARQVYVQCNSMNELVKLAQGQEERIKHIPAIQPVSNKDLKRTASGYGYRIDPIYKTTKFHQGMDFSANVGTPVYVTGNGRVVETGWQQGFGNTVVIDHGYDYKTRYAHLSKILVRKGQEVIRGEEIAEVGNTGKSTGPHLHYEVLYKGKAQNPINYYFFDLSPEDYDRMTQLAENQGRVMD, encoded by the coding sequence ATGAGTAAAAAAATATTCTACATATACAATCCTAAAACACTGACATACGAACGGGTATATCCTTCACTTCGCCAGCGCATCATCGTTGTTTTACGCCATTTGTTCGTCGGTAGCATACTAAGTATAGGGGTCATCGTCGCATTTTATTTTTGGTTCGGTTCGCCCAAAGAAGAGCTTCTGAAAATGGAAAACGAGCAAATGCAGACACAATATAAAGTGCTTTCCAAACGAGTCGACGCTGCGCTGGAAGTTCTGAATGATTTACAACAACGAGACGACAACATGTATCGGGTCATTCTGCAAGCCGAGCCTGTAAACGACGAAATCAGAAATAACGGAATATACAACCCCAGCCGGTACGAGAATCTGTTGCAAATGAGCGATGCGGAACTGGTTGTTTCCACCAGTCAAAAAGTAGACAACCTCGCAAGGCAAGTATATGTACAATGTAATTCCATGAACGAACTCGTCAAACTGGCACAAGGCCAAGAGGAGCGCATAAAACACATTCCGGCCATACAACCCGTTTCTAACAAAGATTTGAAACGAACAGCATCGGGGTATGGTTATCGAATAGATCCGATCTACAAGACCACAAAATTCCATCAGGGAATGGACTTTTCTGCCAATGTGGGAACCCCTGTTTACGTAACCGGAAACGGCCGTGTCGTTGAAACCGGCTGGCAACAAGGATTTGGAAACACGGTAGTCATCGATCACGGATATGATTATAAAACCCGATATGCTCACCTCAGTAAAATACTAGTCCGTAAAGGACAAGAAGTCATACGAGGTGAAGAAATAGCCGAAGTAGGCAATACGGGGAAATCCACAGGGCCGCATTTACATTACGAAGTTCTATACAAAGGGAAAGCACAGAATCCTATCAATTACTATTTCTTCGACCTTTCACCCGAAGATTACGACCGCATGACTCAACTTGCCGAAAATCAAGGGCGTGTAATGGATTAA
- a CDS encoding MerR family transcriptional regulator — translation MKEPVTNKQKLYYTIGEVSDMFNVNQSLLRYWETEFKTINPKRSPKGTRYYSQKDIEEIKLIHYLLKERKLKIEGAKQVLKHKRESTVRSQQVVERLKSLRSELIAIMEELE, via the coding sequence ATGAAAGAACCTGTAACAAATAAACAAAAACTATATTACACGATCGGTGAGGTATCGGACATGTTCAATGTAAACCAATCCTTACTCCGATATTGGGAAACAGAGTTTAAAACAATCAATCCTAAACGATCCCCCAAAGGGACTCGTTATTATTCCCAAAAAGATATCGAAGAAATAAAGCTCATTCACTATTTGCTGAAAGAAAGAAAGTTGAAAATAGAAGGAGCGAAACAAGTGTTGAAACACAAAAGAGAAAGTACCGTTCGGTCCCAACAAGTAGTGGAACGACTGAAATCACTGCGTTCCGAACTAATTGCCATTATGGAAGAACTGGAATAG
- a CDS encoding VanZ family protein, with protein MRPFRFLAFVPTIIVLVVITYLSLAKNPVHSQEFYLFEGADKLVHGCMYLGLVWIGCFDIYRVSKFTAPKLILLVCGAIVWGGLMELLQGAMSMGRSADWYDFLANSCGAILGLILGVNSVPYLFRKCKKLS; from the coding sequence ATGAGGCCTTTTAGATTTTTGGCGTTTGTCCCTACGATTATAGTATTGGTTGTAATTACATATTTGTCTCTGGCTAAGAATCCGGTACATAGTCAGGAGTTTTATTTATTCGAAGGAGCCGATAAGCTGGTACACGGTTGTATGTATTTGGGGCTTGTTTGGATAGGCTGTTTCGATATATATCGGGTATCGAAGTTTACCGCTCCCAAGTTGATTTTGCTCGTGTGCGGGGCTATTGTGTGGGGTGGCTTGATGGAGTTGTTGCAGGGTGCTATGTCTATGGGTCGAAGTGCGGACTGGTATGATTTTCTCGCCAATAGTTGCGGGGCGATTCTGGGGCTTATTCTCGGTGTGAATAGTGTACCTTATTTGTTTAGGAAGTGTAAGAAACTTTCTTGA
- a CDS encoding sodium-dependent transporter: MGERTKFATKLGVIATTVGSAVGLGNIWRFPYEAGMNGGGAFLMIYILCVLILGVPVMCAEFIIGRKSKSDTVDAFKKLIPGSRWYYIGYIGILASILILGYYMVISGWTLEYLFQAACNNLTGKTAAEFKAEQNAFIQNDFRPLLWIYIFLFINYIIISKGVQKGIEKMSNILMPILFIILIVFCIRSLTLPEANEGLKFFLHPDFSKITPQVIVRAMGQAFFSLSLGMGILITYSSYFNNKTHLIKTAGTVAILDTTVAILAGVIIFPAVFSYGVDPVAGPDLVFVTLPNVFNQMPVSALWSALFFLLLTVAALTSTVSLFEVAVAFFINHMHLSRKKATRTMMIIVAILSTICSLSIGSWSHIRIFGKTIFDACDYFSAIILLPIGGLLISIFIGWILKRNISREELTNRNKLHEPLFNAIFFCIKYIAPIIIILIFLSGFGII; this comes from the coding sequence ATGGGAGAACGGACAAAATTCGCGACCAAGTTAGGAGTAATAGCCACCACGGTAGGATCGGCGGTAGGATTAGGAAATATTTGGAGATTCCCTTATGAAGCCGGAATGAACGGAGGGGGAGCATTCTTAATGATTTACATTCTATGTGTTCTTATATTAGGTGTTCCGGTTATGTGTGCCGAATTCATTATCGGAAGGAAATCCAAATCCGACACGGTAGACGCATTCAAAAAATTAATCCCCGGCAGTCGATGGTACTACATCGGATATATCGGAATATTGGCCTCGATTCTTATTTTAGGATATTATATGGTCATATCGGGTTGGACGCTCGAATATCTTTTTCAAGCAGCCTGTAACAATCTGACCGGAAAAACGGCAGCAGAATTCAAAGCTGAACAAAACGCATTTATCCAGAACGATTTTCGGCCGTTACTATGGATATACATTTTTCTCTTTATCAACTATATCATCATATCCAAGGGTGTACAGAAAGGAATCGAAAAAATGTCCAACATATTGATGCCTATACTGTTCATTATTCTCATCGTTTTTTGCATACGATCGTTAACACTACCCGAAGCCAACGAAGGGCTGAAATTTTTCCTACACCCCGATTTTTCGAAAATCACACCCCAAGTCATCGTACGGGCAATGGGGCAAGCATTCTTCTCTTTAAGTTTAGGTATGGGTATCCTCATCACCTATTCCTCCTACTTCAATAATAAAACTCATCTGATAAAAACAGCCGGCACGGTAGCGATACTCGACACAACCGTTGCTATTTTGGCCGGAGTAATTATATTCCCGGCTGTTTTCTCTTATGGTGTGGATCCTGTCGCCGGTCCCGATCTTGTATTTGTCACCCTCCCCAATGTATTCAATCAAATGCCGGTATCTGCGTTATGGTCTGCATTGTTTTTCTTACTCCTCACTGTGGCAGCTCTTACTTCCACCGTTTCTCTTTTCGAAGTTGCAGTTGCATTTTTTATCAACCACATGCATCTGTCAAGGAAAAAGGCAACCCGGACAATGATGATCATTGTTGCCATATTAAGCACTATCTGCTCTCTTTCTATCGGTTCATGGAGCCATATACGCATTTTTGGGAAAACCATATTCGATGCCTGCGATTACTTCTCAGCTATCATCTTGTTGCCGATAGGCGGACTGTTGATAAGTATTTTCATCGGGTGGATACTGAAACGAAATATCTCCCGGGAGGAATTGACTAACCGAAATAAATTGCACGAGCCACTATTCAACGCAATCTTTTTCTGTATCAAATACATAGCTCCAATCATCATCATTTTAATCTTTTTATCAGGATTTGGTATTATCTGA